The window GGCGCAGCGGCTCCACCTCTTCTGCCGACATGCTTCTGATCCCCACCTGGACCACCGGCACCCCCAATTCCACCACACGGCGCATCACACAGGCGTGGCTGAAGGGCGAGCCCTCGTAGGAGTCACGCATGTCCGCATGTGCGTCGAATTGCAGGACGCGCAGCTCAGGGTACCTCTCTTTGCAGGCCTGCACCGCGCCGAGAGTGATGGAGTGTTCGCCACCCAAGGTGAGCACCATCTTGCCGTCGGCCAGAAGAGGAGCCGTCGCCTGGCGCACGGCGGCAACCATCACCTCTGGGCCCGAGGCCTCGCTGCTCAGCGGGGGCAGCGTCCAGATGCCGTGCTCCACTGGGCTCTGCCCGAGCTCGTGGTCGTAGAGCTCCATATGGCCGGAGGCCTCTAAAATGGCCAACGGGCCGCGCCGCGTCCCGGGCTGGTAGGAGGTGGTCGAGTCGTACGGCACCGGCAGCACCACGCAGCGAGCCGCCTCGTAGGTGCCTGGGTCCTCGATCCCCCCAAAGTTGAGCAGCACGCCTTGCCTCATGGCGCCCCTCTCACCTCTTGCGACGCTGCCGCTTCTGGAAGTCCTGGCGCAGGGCCTGCAGAAGCTGATCCCGCCGGTCGTACAGTCGCTTATGCACGCGCG is drawn from candidate division KSB1 bacterium and contains these coding sequences:
- the speB gene encoding agmatinase; translation: MRQGVLLNFGGIEDPGTYEAARCVVLPVPYDSTTSYQPGTRRGPLAILEASGHMELYDHELGQSPVEHGIWTLPPLSSEASGPEVMVAAVRQATAPLLADGKMVLTLGGEHSITLGAVQACKERYPELRVLQFDAHADMRDSYEGSPFSHACVMRRVVELGVPVVQVGIRSMSAEEVEPLRHSRVTTFFAEQHPGAAQVVEALNRYGAGPLYLTLDLDALDPAIMPATGTPEPGGLFWYQTIELLRGVASACPIIAADVVELAPTPGLVAPDFLAAKLAYKIIGYVLAR